From Pagrus major chromosome 18, Pma_NU_1.0, a single genomic window includes:
- the shtn3 gene encoding shootin-1, with protein MLPCSSSAQMEGCEGERDAHMQTECSRLTEERDEAERQLKHIKRVSQMVIEEVSVLQTQLEIEKSCRENAEALATKLNCENRKLKYLSMSSRPCLDELLPSISDCIALEADSDADMADGSPDNFAQYQQQVKELRDTVNTCLEEKKNFVCQIHEQQRRIEELTSQSEKDQAELKELRETVAQQSKTIKRFNRVSMMAAQEYDGMKEQLDLEQSLRVKAETYAHEMLVKQKEANRQSMLLLQNAEPSIQLLKALEDVAAITKTLEEERLQHQQKVESLETQLEQSCVKKQLEALQRQLELMEVEKKEADARLEKAEKKNEDLENRVQELQVETQKKITMTTSTAPPPPEPGVAPPPAPPPQPPPPPPPPPPPPPPPPPSRCNPLSSLIAIMRKSSKGSKASVKAEQPPAAEGADDVKSKAVNEMMERIKHGVVLRPVKSQESKRVAVKPPPVCEEKPQESAMEELKGILETVKRSPSRGSQESGPSPPGKKDSELEVILRRRRNKAGEAGSGDERDGQMSHVSSSDSLNGRRTSSDSGKDPEGPSGLSVLSDSVGPRSSLERRGSGPGPVVARRKSSDTGKEPRVGSWQERRSCSSLSEKETVESPVSNGCIISVVEDDQKEKCVQSNGVEHAEPGEDAHAAVCPGPVNGSTDAEC; from the exons TGTCTCAGATGGTGATAGAGGAGGTGAGCGTCTTGCAGACTCAGCTGGAGATTGAGAAGTCGTGCCGGGAGAATGCAGAGGCCCTGGCCacaaag CTGAACTGTGAGAACAGGAAGTTGAAGTACCTGAGCATGTCGTCTCGTCCGTGTTTGGACGAGCTGCTGCCAAGCATCTCAGACTGCATCGCATTGGAGGCCGACTCAGACGCAGACATGGCAGACGGAAGCCCCGACAACTTCGCACAGTACCAACAGCAGGTTAAAG agcTGAGGGACACAGTTAACACTTGtttggaggagaagaagaatttCGTCTGTCAGATTCATGAACAGCAGAGACGGATAGAAGAGCTGACTTCACAG TCGGAGAAAGATCAGGCCGAGTTGAAGGAGCTTCGTGAAACTGTCGCACAACAAAGTAAAACCATCAAGAGATTCAACAGAG TGTCCATGATGGCGGCTCAGGAGTACGATGGGATGAAGGAGCAGCTGGACTTGGAGCAGAGCCTCAGAGTCAAAGCTGAGACGTACGCACATGAG ATGCTGGTGAAGCAGAAGGAGGCCAACAGGCAGAGTATGCTCCTGCTGCAGAATGCTGAGCCCAGCATTCAGCTGCTGAAAGCTCTGGAGGACGTCGCTGCCATCACCAAAACCCTGGAGGAGGAGCGTCTGCAGCATCAGCAGAAG gtggagaGCCTGGAGACCCAGCTGGAGCAGAGTTGTGTGAAGAAGCAGCTGGAGGCTCTGCAGAGGCAGCTGGAGCTGATGGAGGTGGAGAAGAAGGAGGCGGACGCGcgactggagaaggcagagaagaagaacgaGGATCTGGAAAACAGAG tccaagagctgcaggtggagaCCCAGAAAAAGATCACCATGACGACCAGCACGGCACCCCCTCCCCCTGAACCTGGGGTTGCTCCGCCTCCCGCCCCTCCCCCACAgccgcctcctccacctcctcctccccctccaccccctcccccacctcccccctcGAGATGCAACCCCCTCAG ctctCTGATCGCCATCATGAGGAAATCTTCAAAAGGCTCTAAAGCCTCAGTGAAGGCAGAGCAGCCTCCAG ctgctgAGGGTGCGGATGATGTGAAGTCGAAGGCGGTGAATGAAATGATGGAAAGGATCAAACATGGCGTCGTCCTGCGGCCTGTTAAGAGTCAGGAGAGCAAG AGAGTAGCAGTAAAA CCTCCTCCAGTCTGTGAGGAGAAACCGCAGGAGAGCGCCATGGAAGAGCTGAAAGGCATCCtg GAGACGGTGAAGAGGAGCCCCAGCCGAGGCTCTCAGGAGTCGGGGCCGTCCCCACCTGGGAAGAAGGACAGCGAGCTGGAGGTGATCCTGAGACGCCGACGCAACAAGGCGGGAGAAGCTGGGTCCGGAG atGAGCGGGACGGCCAGATGAGCCACGTCTCCTCCTCCGACAGCCTGAACGGGAGGCGCACCAGCAGCGACTCGGGCAAGGATCCAGAGGGGCCCAGTGGGCTGAGCGTCCTCTCCGATTCTGTTGGTCCCAGGAGTAGTTTGGAGAGACGAGGATCAGGACCAGGGCCCGTCGTGGCCAGGAGGAAGAGCTCCGACACGGGCAAAGAGCCCAGAGTGGGCTCCTGGCAGGAGAGGAGGTCCTGCAGCTCCCTGTCTGAGAAGGAGACGGTAGAGTCTCCGGTCAGCAACGGCTGCATCATCAG TGTGGTGGAGGATGATCAAAAGGAGAAGTGCGTCCAGTCAAACGGAGTCGAGCACGCCGAACCCGGTGAGGACGCACACGCTGCCGTCTGCCCCGGCCCGGTCAACGGCAGCACTGACGCCGAGTGCTAG
- the thoc3 gene encoding THO complex subunit 3, which yields MASQYYQEMQESFKNNNKSREFPAHTAKVHSVAWSCDGRRLASGSFDKTASVFVLEKDRLVKENNYRGHGDSVDQLCWHPTNPDLFVTASGDKTIRIWDVRTTKCIATVNTKGENINICWSPDGQTIAVGNKDDVVTFIDAKTHRSKAEEQFKFEVNEISWNNDNDMFFLTNGNGCINILSYPELKPIQSINAHPSNCICIKFDPMGKYFATGSADALVSLWDVDELVCVRCFSRLDWPVRTLSFSHDGKMLASASEDHFIDIAEVETGEKLWEVQCDSPTFTVAWHPKRPLLAYACDDKEGKYDNNREAGTVKLFGLPNDS from the exons ATGGCGTCGCAGTACTACCAGGAGATGCAGGAGAGCttcaaaaataacaacaaaagtCGAGAATTCCCGGCTCACACAGCTAAAGTTCACTCGGTGGCGTGGAGCTGTGACGGCAGGAGGCTCGCCTCTGGCTCTTTTGATAAGACAGCCAGCGTTTTTGTCCTGGAGAAGGACCGTTTG gTGAAAGAGAACAACTACAGAGGTCACGGCGACAGTGTGGATCAGCTCTGCTGGCATCCGACCAACCCAGATCTATTTGTCACTGCATCTGGAGACAAGACCATCCGCATCTGGGACGTCCGCACGACCAAGTGCATCGCCACTGTCAACACGAAAG GAGAGAACATCAACATCTGCTGGAGCCCTGATGGTCAGACCATCGCCGTCGGGAACAAAGATGATGTGGTGACCTTCATCGACGCTAAGACTCATCGCTCCAAGGCGGAGGAGCAGTTCAAGTTCGAGGTGAACGAGATCTCCTGGAACAACGACAACGACATGTTCTTCCTCACCAACGGCAACGGCTGCATCAACATCCTGAG ttatCCAGAGCTGAAGCCCATCCAGTCCATCAACGCTCACCCGTCCAACTGCATCTGCATCAAGTTCGACCCCATGGGAAAATACTTTGCCACAGGAAGTGCCGACGCCCTGGTCAGTCTGTGGGATGTGGACGAACTGGTGTGCGTGCGCTGCTTCTCCag ACTGGACTGGCCTGTGAGGACACTGAGCTTCAGCCATGATGGGAAGATGTTGGCGTCGGCCTCCGAGGATCACTTCATAGACATCGCTGAGGTGGAAACAG GAGAGAAGCTGTGGGAGGTTCAGTGCGACTCTCCGACTTTCACCGTCGCCTGGCACCCGAAGCGGCCGCTGCTGGCCTACGCCTGCGACGACAAGGAGGGCAAATACGACAACAACCGGGAGGCGGGCACTGTTAAGCTGTTCGGCCTCCCCAACGACTCCTGA